A window of Oryctolagus cuniculus chromosome 2, mOryCun1.1, whole genome shotgun sequence genomic DNA:
cctgcttactctcccattccattcacatcaagattcattttcaattatatttatatacagaagctcaatttagtatatactaggtaaaTATGTCaatagtttgcatccacacagaaacacaaagtataaagtacagtttgagtactagttatagcattaattcacataatacaacacattaaggacagagatcctacatggggagtaagtgcacagtgactcttgttgttgacttaacaaattgacactcttgtttatggtgtcagaaatctgcctaggctcttctcatgagttcccaaggctatggaggaCATTTAagctcaccaactctgatcttatttagacagggtcatagtcaaagtggaagttctctcctcccttcagagaaaggtacctccttctttgatggcctgtgttttccactgggatctcactcgcagagatctttcatttagctctttttttgccagtatgttttggctttccatgcctaaaatactctcatgggctcttcagccagatctgagtgtttctattctattccattggtctatccatctgtttctgtaccagtaccatgctgttttgattacaattgccttgtagtatgtcctgaaatctggtattgtgatgcctccagctttgtttttgttgtacaagattgctttagctattcgaggtttcctgtgtctccatttgaattttagcatcatttttttctagatctgagaagaatgtctttggtattttgattggtatggcattgaatctataaattgcttttgggagaatggacattttgatgatattgattcttccaatgcatgagcatggaagattacaaaaaatcagccaaacgaagagctggttttttgaaaaaataaataaaattgacacaccattggcccaactaactaaaaaaagaaacgacccaaatccataaatcagagatgaaaaatgaaatgtaacaacagacaccacagaaataaaaagaatcatcagaaattactacaaagagttttatgtcagcaaacagggaaattgaacaaaaatggatagattcctggacacatgcaatctacctaaattgaaccatgaagacatagaaaacctaaatagacccataactgagacagaaattgaaacagtagtgaaagccctcccaacaaagaaaagcccaggaccagatggattctctgctgaattctatcagacatttatagaagaactaactccaattcttctcaaattattcagaacaattgaaaacgagggaatcctcccaaattctttctacgaaaccagtatcaccttaatccctaagcctgtaaaagatgcagcattgaaagaaaattatagaccaatatccctgatgaacatagatgcaaaaatcctcaataaaattctcaccaatagaatgcaacaacacatcagaaagatcatccacccagaccaagtgggatttatccctggtatgcagggatggtttaatgtgtgcaaaacaatcaatgtgatacaccacattaacagactgcagaagaaaaaccatatgattatctcaatagatgcggagaaagcatttgataaaatacaacaccctttcatgatgaaaactctaagcaaactgggtttggaaggaacattcctcaatacaatcaaagcaatctatgaaaaacccacagccaacatcctattgaatagggaaaagctggaagcatttccactgagacctggtaccagatagggatgcccactctcaccactgctattcaatatagttctggaggttctagccagagctattaggcaagaaaaagaaattaaagggatacaaattgggaaggaagaactcaaactatccctttttgcagatgatatgattctttgtttaggggacccaaagaactctactaagagactattggaactcatagaagagtttggcaatgtggcaggatataaaatcaatgcacaaacatcaacagcctttgaatatacaggcaatgccacggctgagaaataacttctaagatcaatcccattcacaatagccacaaaaacaatcaaataccttggaataaacttaaccaagaaagttaaagatctctacgatgaaaattacaaaatcttaaagaaatagaaaagtataCCAATGAGTAATTTTAATGCCTTTAGACTCCACCTCTCTCTTCCATTTGCTATGATTTCCTAAGAGATTGACAAgataaatgtaatttttcttgCAGAATTCTTCTATTACTGTTTTCACGTGTTTCTATATTTTCTGTGCAGATGGAGGTGCTGTACATATTCTTATATGTTCTCCTGATTTTGTGATCTCATAAAAGCTCAGTAGAGTGCTTTGTTCTTTGCAGTGTCCTCATGTTCTGGTATCAAGATGCCCTGCTGGTGTGTTCTGCAGAGCTGCTCAATCTTTCCCAGGTGCTGCCTCCATTTCTGGTCGCATGTTGATGATTATGTGGTTCTTGCTGTTTTCAAAGCTTCCACCAAAATCCAGCTTTGCAAAAACAATTATCTTTGAAAAGAACATGTAATATTGGTGATTTTAATTATACCTCAGTAAGTTTGACTTTGAAAAGGACTGACATTTACACATTTTTGCAGAATGAGAGTACCAGAAACTCATTCATTTTTGATGGCCacataaataagattaaaaactTTGTAAAATCACTTGGCTGTGTCTACTAACAAccacaaatacaaatattctgTGATCCAGCAATGCCATGTTTAGCTATATGCCCTAGACCTGTGCTTTGCAACATGATAGATATACACCACATAGAGTTATTGGACAACTGAAATGTGATTTGTTTCACATGTTGTATAGAtcatatttttcttacatttggttaaaagatattaaaattatttgcagtatttttcattttactttttagaatGTATATACTATAGGGGCACACCTTGTGGTGTAttgagttaagccattgcttgagaCACTCAAACCTCATGCTGGAATGCCCAGAATCaagttttgcttctttttctaatacaacttcctgttaatgcccacCCAAGGAGACAGAagatggtgactcaagtgcttggttaCCTAGGACTAAAATGGGACAattgggtggagtttctggcaacacttcagtctggcacagcccctgcagaAACATAGCAAGTACTCCAGGTTCTCCAGTAGATTCCATTACACTTTTACTTATTGCTGCCTCCTCCCTGAACTCTTTACCCTGCAAAGACAGCTACACTCTCCCTACTCTTTGCTGTGTTCCCTAAACCCATAAGAGGGATAGGCCAGCCATCACTAACCACTTGCATTTGTCTACAGATTTGATAGCTTAGCTTGTTGGATGCAGACCATGTTCGAGTTATAAACAGATCATGAGTCTGTTTGGATCTCATGGGTTCTGGAAGGATGTTTGATATTTACAAGAGAAATGACTGTTGCTTACTCTCCAGCAATTTTAACACCAAACAGATCACCTATGTTGTCTAAAGACCCAGGGATATCAAAAGGGGTCCAGACATAATTTGCATGCATGGTTGGCAATAGAGACAAGGAATCCAGAGCACTAGTCCAGCAGCATGAGCAGCTATACACatcaaagaaaataacaaataagtGAGTTCATATCCACAGTGCTCCCTGAACCAGCTGAGCTCCTTAAGCATCCAGGACTTCATCACAACACACACCAGACTCACAAAGTAGACAGGATTTGTGAGGCCAGACATACACCCAAATGCACAACCCAAGCACCCTGCACAGTATGTAATATCAACCACAGTCACTCCATGCATCCccatcttatttcttttttttttttttcacaaataggACATTTTATTTGTCACTATTAAAGTCTAATTTTTAAACAGATTCTTGGACGGGTGGTTCGTAGCCATCAGCTCGTTCGACTTTTGCACCCGTCTCATCCCCAGTGGCTTTTCCAGAACTGCTACCTTCTCCGTGAAGCTCCATGAGTTTTCCCAATTCAAACTTGGGCTTCTTCAGCATCTTCACTTTTCTAACGAAGACATCATGGAGAGGATAAATAGATTGGCAAGccttctctatgtctttcccaaTGCTGTCTGGGATCAATTTATTGACTACTTCTTTCAAGTCATTTGTTTGCACCTCCCGTGTCATGATTTCCATCATCTTCTTCCGGATCTGGCGGACCTGCTGGTGCTGAGCATAGGAAGTCTTCCGTATCTGATTGTTGCATTTTTTGGTAAAACCAACACAGAACAGATGAAGCAAATAGCCGTCGGTAGTCTTGACATCAACATGAGCTTCAATCATGGTCTGCCATTTTTTGACCATGGAGCACATTTTGTCCCGGGTAAGATCCATGCCGTGGAAGTTAGTCAGGCAGTTTTTGCCCTGAACATCCTCCGTAATCAGTTTGAATTTTCTAAATGCAACTTCATCGTTCTGCAGGTCAGCAAGACTCACTTCAAAAACACGCCCCTTGAGTCCATCAGACGCAATTTTGGTTCCTTGGGTCCTTGTGACCAGTGTTTTCCCAATATTTCGTATGTTGAACATAGCAGGTGCCTTCACATCATACCAGTCTTTCTTAGAAAATGGGTCCACCACTTTCTTCTTGGCTCCCTTTTTGCCGCCTTTCGTAAGGCGCTTGTTCTTGCCGACCGCCATGGTGGTGCTCAGAGAGCCAAAAGGGGCCCCATCTTATTTCTGAAGTTTTCAGCTCCAGGACTCCAGCTGAGTCCCAGAAAGCTATGCAGTGACCTCTATTTCCATGAACATGGCCATGGCTGTACCCAAAATGCACATGTCTCTCCCTCAAATAATGGTACCCTTTGGAACTTGGGACTGACTGCCTGAAAGACCCTGTGGACAGCAGAGGGGTTACCTCAGCCAGTAGAAGGCTCCTCTGCTGGAAACAAACTCCATGATGGGATCAGTAATATGACTTCAGACTGGATAAATAAGAGATGTTACTGAGTCTCTATGATTTGGCTGCTTCATTATATAGCTCAACTGTAGTTGTATATTTGGTGATGTCAAGTTGGGAGGCACAAAATCACTTATAATTCTTAaatcatcttaatagatgcaagattttatcaatattaaattattttgtctCTAAAAATGCTTTGACCTTGAAGTCAacactttttatctttttgggGGTTACTTTTCAAGAAAGTAAATTTGTCCAAACATGTAAGTATATAAATGAATAGCATCTTTTTTCCTTGTAATCTTATTCTTGCATTTCACATTTGTATCTCATGATTAACACTTGAAATGTGCCCAGGGCACATGCCCATGGCCAATAAATAGCAGTGGAGGTGGACAAAAGTAGTTTTACAACTGCCctcaaatgtcctaacagcactctggcctcataatcagcccttaaggcatgtggatccggctgaaatgcccatgagagtatttcaggcatggaaagccaagacactctgggggaaaaaaaaaaaaacctaaatgaaagatctccatgagtgagatcccagtggaaagaatgggtcctAAGTGTCATGGCATCTGGTATATTATGGTAAATGATGCTCGAGTGCCTAAGACAGAGTGAGTGTGCTaagcctgcagccatgttggatgcTTCTATTCAGCACAATCTTGGCAACTGCATATCAGGTGTGGGGTTTGGGGAGTGAGTGTCTTCAGCAAAGTTGATGATGGAATTCTCTGATCCAAGAGCTTGCTAGTTACCAGCCTACCTTTCCTCTACTCAGAGATTTTTGTACAATGTTTAAAAGAGTTCAAGAGAAGAAGGTCAAGCTGCTGTAACTTCATGCTATGGCAGGGTATTGTCACTGTCTAGACAGGGAATGAAAAACACTTACTAACTGACCCAGAGATTTCATTTGATGGGCTAGAGGCATTCTACACCTGACAGTGAGCAGAATTTCTGCCTGACCAACACTGTTTAACAAACTGTTGAATTCTCAAACAATTCAGAAGAGTACAACAGAAAAGACCAAGGGTAAGAACATTTTACTGCTTCACTGATGGTAGAAGATCATGGAACCACCTAGCTTGGTCAACACCTTGGGATAACTACCACTCACTTAAATACTTATAATCTAATGCTATAAGGTTATGTGATTATCAGAAGAgacatttttattaaacatttgtttatttgaaagaccaaaagACAGGAGAGCAGAAAGCAAatgatgttccatctgctggttcattcccccaagaaTGAAGAGGGccaggccatgccaaagccataAGCCTGGATCTCATTTTTAATGTTCTACAAGATTAAcagcagcccaagtatttgggtcatagTTTATGCTtttccaagcatattagcagagagctggatcagaggcaaagCATCCAGGATATGAATTAGTGCTCTGATGTAAGATGCTGGCCCATCGGGCCCTAagaccagccccagctcaggagATTCCTAAGCAAAGTACTGAAATAATGGTTTTTTGCCTCTTGGATGCTTATAGGAAAATGCAAAATGAGCAATATAGTAAAGAAAGTATTGATAGGAAAACAGTATAACAACAGAAACGTTTGGGAAATTTTCAGCCTTTCTTTATTACAAACTAAGAGAATGCAAATTGGTAACAGAACAtcagtggagctggcactgtggcttagatggtgaaactgccacctgcagtgctggcatcccatatgggcactggttcgattcctggctgctccacttccaatccaactgtcttcaatggtttgggaaagcactggttatggcccaagtctttgggcccatgcactcattgggtgacctggaagaagctcccagctcctggttttagatatgctgagctctggccattgcagcaatttcaGGATGAAGTAGCAGAttaaaggcctctctctctctctctctctctctctctctccctgctctgtgattctgcctttgaaataaataaataaatcttaaaaactgtgtttatatatatatgcacatatttgtgtgtgtgccatATATAAAGTTCAGCAATCACTGATTTCTGTCTGGTAATCCATAAGGCAATACACATTTATAACATAAATaggtttctcttttcttttgaaaattcctAGAATATTTAGCTATGTCCAGGACATCATTCAGAACCACAAAGTGGTGAAGATAGTCCACTCCCCAGCAGCTGTTTGTCCTGGATTTTCtcaaaaatctaatttttatttttggagcatagaatgagagagagaaaaagagagagacagagaatctatccactggctcactccccaaatgtcgatatctgccagggctgggccaggccaaagccaggagccaggagactcagTTCTCCTGTGTGAGTACAAGGTttcaagcactcagaccatcttctgtttcttttttagtaacaccagcagggagatggattggaagtagagaagctgggactcgaactggtgaccacATTGGATGCTGATGGTATAGGCAGTGGCCTCACTgactacaccactgtgccagtCCTTAGAACTAGTTTCCTGTGTTACATCCCATGAGAACTTATGGCCATGATAAATGCTTCAGAGAATCCAGGAGGCATGAGTGGATGTTCCTGAAGACATTGAATTAAAAAGTGTTTGAGAGAAATTTGTCTCACTatacaaaaagcaaaagcaagacTACCACTGAGGAAATGAAACTACAATTGGGAGGAGAAAAGAGCAGATGAAACCCATGAGCACTGCAGTTAATGTCACAGTTCCTTTCAGAACAGTAGACTAGTCTGAAGACTGGGCAACAGGTTGTCGCTGTTTTTGTACATTGTCCTGCATGGAAGTTTAAACAATGGCCATCATTTTTGCCTGATGAATCACCTGTTGACATATTtgctaaaattaacattttcaccCTAAGTATGATGAAATAGGTTTAGATCCAGTGTGTTCTGAATGAGATGGAGAAGTATTAGAACTCAGCTATCACAAATTTCATTTGAACAGACCAGTTTTCTAGGATCTGGGAAACATTTCTAGCTATAAGTTAAAGCACAATTCTTGAATTATGAGTTCCAAATcaattggtttcttctttttctggaaGTTTGGATTAAGAAACATGGCTATACCTTAATCTAAATTCTGATGCTCAAGCCTTAATGAATTtatgaagaattcacaaatgaaAAGGTCAAAGATTGATCCTTTATAAGACTTTATTTGATGCTTTGTGTATCAAAGAGATGATGCCTCTAACACTTTTAAGCAAACCTTTTGGCTTGTaatgatttttgaatatttgctttttcacctgtaataaagaataaatattttctaaaagattttcttcccccccccccaaaaaaaaaggtgTTTGAGAA
This region includes:
- the LOC100342838 gene encoding small ribosomal subunit protein eS1, coding for MAVGKNKRLTKGGKKGAKKKVVDPFSKKDWYDVKAPAMFNIRNIGKTLVTRTQGTKIASDGLKGRVFEVSLADLQNDEVAFRKFKLITEDVQGKNCLTNFHGMDLTRDKMCSMVKKWQTMIEAHVDVKTTDGYLLHLFCVGFTKKCNNQIRKTSYAQHQQVRQIRKKMMEIMTREVQTNDLKEVVNKLIPDSIGKDIEKACQSIYPLHDVFVRKVKMLKKPKFELGKLMELHGEGSSSGKATGDETGAKVERADGYEPPVQESV